Proteins from one Juglans microcarpa x Juglans regia isolate MS1-56 chromosome 6S, Jm3101_v1.0, whole genome shotgun sequence genomic window:
- the LOC121237191 gene encoding protein PAM68, chloroplastic-like, producing MAVISEATSSTFKLSLTPKFNPKSYHKIERKICILPKLYRNRAQLSRPTFSLFATVRGPRGFGPSPRKTKKPKRDNDSDEEEEEEEEDEGPDRGVIPEVVTNRMMSRMGFSVGIPLFMGLLFFPFFYYLKVGLKIDVPTWVPFIVSFFFFGSALLGVSYGIVSSSWDPMREGSLLGWNEAQKNWPVFWQSIWGRSGRE from the exons ATGGCTGTAATTTCGGAGGCAACTTCATCGACATTCAAGCTTTCTTTAACTCCCAAGTTCAATCCAAAATCTTACCACAAG ATTGAACGAAAGATTTGCATCCTCCCAAAACTATACCGAAACCGAGCTCAATTGTCCCGGCCAACTTTTTCACTCTTTGCAACCGTGAGAGGTCCTCGAGGCTTTGGACCGTCTCCGAGGAAAACCAAGAAGCCAAAGAGAGATAATGACagtgatgaagaagaggaagaggaagaagaggatgaaGGGCCAGATCGAGGAGTAATACCAGAGGTAGTGACCAACAGGATGATGAGCAGGATGGGTTTCTCAGTAGGGATACCACTGTTCATGGGGCTTTTATTCTTCCCATTCTTTTACTATCTGAAAGTTGGACTGAAGATTGATGTGCCCACATGGGTGCCTTTCATTGTgtcattcttcttctttgggTCTGCTCTCTTAGGGGTGAGTTATGGGATTGTATCCTCTAGCTGGGATCCAATGAGGGAAGGTTCTCTCTTAGGTTGGAATGAAGCTCAGAAGAACTGGCCTGTTTTTTGGCAGTCAATCTGGGGTAGATCTGGAAGAGAGTAG
- the LOC121237189 gene encoding cyclin-dependent kinase F-4 isoform X2 yields the protein MRFNLIKEVGDGTFGCVWRAINKQTGEVVAIKKMKKKYYSWEECVNLREVKSLRKMNHPNVVKLKEVIRENDILYFVFEYMECNLYQLMKDRVKLFSEADVRNWCFQVFQALAYMHQRGYFHRDLKPENLLVTKDIIKIADFGLAREINSQPPYTEYVSTRWYRAPEVLLQSYLYGSKVDMWAMGAIMAELFTLRPLFPGISEADEIYKICSVIGSPTKDTWAEGLNLARDINYQFPQFAGVHLSALIPSANNDAISLITSLCSWDPLRRPTAAEALQHPFFQSCFYVPPSLRSKAAVIRTPPSAGTRGALEQRSARRNCGTLPSSKMTSSSPSKSHASLSTGVQRKLDLVNQDAMKNDKSLKSSSKQPIYQPPGKNSPSSLNKGRTARGVLDSTEKLANMSLGSRRQSVGQPRPPPMKSGVPWISGSGDMFLKPSKGIQPARTYTRKVAG from the exons ATGAG GTTCAACTTAATTAAGGAAGTTGGTGATGGAACATTTGGGTGTGTCTGGCGAGCTATCAATAAGCAGACCGGTGAAGTT gttgcaattaaaaaaatgaagaaaaagtaTTATTCGTGGGAGGAGTGTGTAAATCTGAGAGAAGTGAAG TCATTACGTAAGATGAATCATCCAAATGTTGTGAAGCTTAAGGAAGTCATTAGAGAAAATGACATCTTATATTTCGTGTTTGAGTACATG GAATGCAACCTATACCAACTCATGAAAGATAGGGTAAAGCTTTTCTCTGAAGCTGATGTCAGAAATTggtgttttcaagtttttcaagcTCTTGCTTACATGCACCAGCGTGGATATTTTCATCGTGATCTCAAGCCAG AGAACTTGTTGGTTACAAAGGACATAATCAAGATTGCTGATTTTGGTCTTGCACGGGAAATCAACTCGCAACCACCATATACGGAATATGTCTCAACACGCTG GTATCGAGCCCCTGAAGTGCTGCTTCAGTCATACCTGTATGGTTCTAAAGTTG ATATGTGGGCAATGGGTGCTATCATGGCCGAGTTGTTCACTCTCCGTCCTCTTTTTCCGGGTATCAG TGAAGCAGATGAGATATACAAAATATGCAGTGTCATTGGCAGTCCAACCAAGGATACATGGGCTGAAGGACTTAACCTGGCGAGGGACATTAATTACCAGTTTCCCCAG TTTGCTGGTGTCCATCTTTCTGCCTTGATTCCATCTGCAAACAATGATGCTATCAGCCTTATCACA TCACTTTGTTCCTGGGATCCCTTGAGGAGGCCAACCGCTGCTGAGGCCCTTCAGCATCCTTTCTTCCAG AGTTGCTTTTATGTTCCACCATCCCTTCGTTCTAAGGCAGCTGTTATTAGAACACCTCCCTCTG CTGGAACAAGGGGGGCATTGGAGCAGCGATCTGCTAGGAGAAACTGTGGGACTTTGCCTAGTTCAAAGATGACTAGCAGCTCTCCTTCTAAGTCACACGCATCTTTAAGCACAG GTGTGCAACGCAAGCTGGATTTGGTTAATCAG GATGcaatgaagaatgataaatccCTAAAGAGCTCTAGCAAACAGCCAATATATCAGCCACCAGGAAAGAACAGCCCAA GCTCATTGAACAAAGGAAGGACAGCACGGGGAGTATTGGATTCAACTGAGAAGTTGGCAAACATGAGTCTTGGTTCTCGAAGGCAGTCTGTGGGGCAGCCACGCCCCCCTCCCATGAAGTCTGGAGTCCCCTGGATTTCTGGATCTGGAGACATGTTTCTCAAGCCTTCCAAAGGGATTCAGCCTGCTAGAACTTATACCAGGAAAGTTGCTGGATGA
- the LOC121237189 gene encoding cyclin-dependent kinase F-4 isoform X1, with the protein MERFNLIKEVGDGTFGCVWRAINKQTGEVVAIKKMKKKYYSWEECVNLREVKSLRKMNHPNVVKLKEVIRENDILYFVFEYMECNLYQLMKDRVKLFSEADVRNWCFQVFQALAYMHQRGYFHRDLKPENLLVTKDIIKIADFGLAREINSQPPYTEYVSTRWYRAPEVLLQSYLYGSKVDMWAMGAIMAELFTLRPLFPGISEADEIYKICSVIGSPTKDTWAEGLNLARDINYQFPQFAGVHLSALIPSANNDAISLITSLCSWDPLRRPTAAEALQHPFFQSCFYVPPSLRSKAAVIRTPPSAGTRGALEQRSARRNCGTLPSSKMTSSSPSKSHASLSTGVQRKLDLVNQDAMKNDKSLKSSSKQPIYQPPGKNSPSSLNKGRTARGVLDSTEKLANMSLGSRRQSVGQPRPPPMKSGVPWISGSGDMFLKPSKGIQPARTYTRKVAG; encoded by the exons ATGGAGAG GTTCAACTTAATTAAGGAAGTTGGTGATGGAACATTTGGGTGTGTCTGGCGAGCTATCAATAAGCAGACCGGTGAAGTT gttgcaattaaaaaaatgaagaaaaagtaTTATTCGTGGGAGGAGTGTGTAAATCTGAGAGAAGTGAAG TCATTACGTAAGATGAATCATCCAAATGTTGTGAAGCTTAAGGAAGTCATTAGAGAAAATGACATCTTATATTTCGTGTTTGAGTACATG GAATGCAACCTATACCAACTCATGAAAGATAGGGTAAAGCTTTTCTCTGAAGCTGATGTCAGAAATTggtgttttcaagtttttcaagcTCTTGCTTACATGCACCAGCGTGGATATTTTCATCGTGATCTCAAGCCAG AGAACTTGTTGGTTACAAAGGACATAATCAAGATTGCTGATTTTGGTCTTGCACGGGAAATCAACTCGCAACCACCATATACGGAATATGTCTCAACACGCTG GTATCGAGCCCCTGAAGTGCTGCTTCAGTCATACCTGTATGGTTCTAAAGTTG ATATGTGGGCAATGGGTGCTATCATGGCCGAGTTGTTCACTCTCCGTCCTCTTTTTCCGGGTATCAG TGAAGCAGATGAGATATACAAAATATGCAGTGTCATTGGCAGTCCAACCAAGGATACATGGGCTGAAGGACTTAACCTGGCGAGGGACATTAATTACCAGTTTCCCCAG TTTGCTGGTGTCCATCTTTCTGCCTTGATTCCATCTGCAAACAATGATGCTATCAGCCTTATCACA TCACTTTGTTCCTGGGATCCCTTGAGGAGGCCAACCGCTGCTGAGGCCCTTCAGCATCCTTTCTTCCAG AGTTGCTTTTATGTTCCACCATCCCTTCGTTCTAAGGCAGCTGTTATTAGAACACCTCCCTCTG CTGGAACAAGGGGGGCATTGGAGCAGCGATCTGCTAGGAGAAACTGTGGGACTTTGCCTAGTTCAAAGATGACTAGCAGCTCTCCTTCTAAGTCACACGCATCTTTAAGCACAG GTGTGCAACGCAAGCTGGATTTGGTTAATCAG GATGcaatgaagaatgataaatccCTAAAGAGCTCTAGCAAACAGCCAATATATCAGCCACCAGGAAAGAACAGCCCAA GCTCATTGAACAAAGGAAGGACAGCACGGGGAGTATTGGATTCAACTGAGAAGTTGGCAAACATGAGTCTTGGTTCTCGAAGGCAGTCTGTGGGGCAGCCACGCCCCCCTCCCATGAAGTCTGGAGTCCCCTGGATTTCTGGATCTGGAGACATGTTTCTCAAGCCTTCCAAAGGGATTCAGCCTGCTAGAACTTATACCAGGAAAGTTGCTGGATGA
- the LOC121237187 gene encoding uncharacterized protein LOC121237187 isoform X1: protein MIYMFLSEPIWDDNGDDASSGVRISLLNELESVIWSLMMSGGRSEVRLWLCNTIAGIRSITSHHQCELFASLLRSKPRKRALASQLLQMIFEKRPQKAGLILAKKSYILKKFFQGNPRRILQWFSNFAAGGGLDHGKGAKALSQFAFVNRDICWEELEWKGKHGQSPAMVATKPHYFLDLDVQQTVENFLVNVPEFWSSNEFAESLKDGEILFVDRQFFVEYFVDLMYEEDSRDVWEVINQFLFEESFSSLCHHLLIILEERDLHSFLEFLCKLLDPRMEPKEFGNSSYLFEVIISKCGNCGSIDQMMLLNAIITQGRQLLRFLHEEGGLEEHSKIKDIMSRVRAIPSNANSLVPIFIQCFKKRTIKAIKWLGLQAWVLYYILSEECHTLDSWELLFRDNNIGFRRSNQYRLLDHDELSEESGSDSGRKASIRVKHRRKEKRRKRRKSFSGDDSRDNELPDFDTINTRGLQANAGSWLLSIDGYSVSWSSVDLPEHLSKHCMSTWMKWVFAKWE from the exons atgatttatatgtttttgtcaGAGCCCATATGGGATGACAATGGAGATGATGCCTCTTCCGGTGTTAGAATATCTCTCTTGAATGAATTGGAATCGGTTATTTGGTCACTGATGATGTCCGGAGGTCGATCAGAGGTTCGATTATGGCTTTGTAACACTATAGCAGGCATACGTTCTATCACTTCCCACCACCAGTGTGAGCTATTTGCGAGCTTACTGAGATCTAAGCCACGGAAGCGGGCCTTGGCATCCCAACTCCTAcaaatgatatttgagaaaagACCTCAGAAAGCGGGGCTCATCTTAGCCAAGAAAAGCTACATTCTCAAGAAATTCTTTCAAG GAAATCCGAGGCGTATATTGCAATGGTTTTCTAATTTTGCCGCTGGTGGTGGACTGGATCACGGAAAAGGTGCCAAGGCGTTATCCCAATTTGCTTTTGTAAATCGGGATATCTGTTGGGAGGAACTCGAATGGAAGGGAAAACATGGTCAGTCACCTGCAATGGTTGCTACAAAGCCCCATTACTTTCTAGATTTGGACGTCCAACAAACTGTCGAGAATTTCCTTGTCAATGTGCCTGAATTTTGGTCATCCAATGAGTTTGCTGAGTCTCTAAAAGATGGTGAGATTTTGTTCGTTGATAGACAATTCTTTGTAGAATATTTTGTTGATTTGATGTATGAAGAGGATTCAAGAGATGTATGGGAAGTCATAAATCAGTTCCTATTTGAAGAATCTTTCTCTTCGTTGTGCCACCACCTTCTTATTATTCTTGAAGAGAGGGACTTGCATAGTTTTTTGGAATTTCTTTGTAAACTTCTCGACCCGAGAATGGAACCTAAGGAATTTGGAAATTCATCTTACTTGTTTGAGGTTATAATTTCTAAATGCGGTAATTGCGGATCTATTGATCAGATGATGTTGTTAAATGCGATTATTACACAAGGGCGCCAACTTCTACGGTTTCTACACGAGGAAGGTGGCCTAGAGGaacattcaaaaataaaagacatCATGTCACGGGTTCGCGCAATACCAAGCAATGCCAATAGTTTGGTGCCTATTTTCATCCAGTGCTTCAAAAAAAGGACCATTAAAGCGATAAAATGGCTGGGTCTTCAGGCTTGggttctttattatatattgtctGAGGAGTGCCATACTCTTGATTCCTGGGAACTGTTATTCAGAGATAATAACATAGGCTTTCGCAGATCAAATCAATATAGATTGCTAGATCATGATGAACTGTCAGAAGAAAGTGGTTCTGATTCAGGTCGTAAAGCATCAATCAGAGTCAAACacaggaggaaagaaaaaagaagaaagagaagaaaaagcttTAGTGGTGATGACAGCCGTGACAATGAGTTGCCAGATTTTGATACCATCAATACAAGGGGTTTGCAAGCTAATGCTGGAAGTTGGTTGCTCTCTATCGATGGATATTCTGTGTCTTGGAGCAGT GTGGACttgccagaacatctttctaagcATTGTATGTCTACGTGGATGAAATGGGTTTTTGCAAAGTGGGAATGA
- the LOC121237187 gene encoding uncharacterized protein LOC121237187 isoform X2 produces MMSGGRSEVRLWLCNTIAGIRSITSHHQCELFASLLRSKPRKRALASQLLQMIFEKRPQKAGLILAKKSYILKKFFQGNPRRILQWFSNFAAGGGLDHGKGAKALSQFAFVNRDICWEELEWKGKHGQSPAMVATKPHYFLDLDVQQTVENFLVNVPEFWSSNEFAESLKDGEILFVDRQFFVEYFVDLMYEEDSRDVWEVINQFLFEESFSSLCHHLLIILEERDLHSFLEFLCKLLDPRMEPKEFGNSSYLFEVIISKCGNCGSIDQMMLLNAIITQGRQLLRFLHEEGGLEEHSKIKDIMSRVRAIPSNANSLVPIFIQCFKKRTIKAIKWLGLQAWVLYYILSEECHTLDSWELLFRDNNIGFRRSNQYRLLDHDELSEESGSDSGRKASIRVKHRRKEKRRKRRKSFSGDDSRDNELPDFDTINTRGLQANAGSWLLSIDGYSVSWSSVDLPEHLSKHCMSTWMKWVFAKWE; encoded by the exons ATGATGTCCGGAGGTCGATCAGAGGTTCGATTATGGCTTTGTAACACTATAGCAGGCATACGTTCTATCACTTCCCACCACCAGTGTGAGCTATTTGCGAGCTTACTGAGATCTAAGCCACGGAAGCGGGCCTTGGCATCCCAACTCCTAcaaatgatatttgagaaaagACCTCAGAAAGCGGGGCTCATCTTAGCCAAGAAAAGCTACATTCTCAAGAAATTCTTTCAAG GAAATCCGAGGCGTATATTGCAATGGTTTTCTAATTTTGCCGCTGGTGGTGGACTGGATCACGGAAAAGGTGCCAAGGCGTTATCCCAATTTGCTTTTGTAAATCGGGATATCTGTTGGGAGGAACTCGAATGGAAGGGAAAACATGGTCAGTCACCTGCAATGGTTGCTACAAAGCCCCATTACTTTCTAGATTTGGACGTCCAACAAACTGTCGAGAATTTCCTTGTCAATGTGCCTGAATTTTGGTCATCCAATGAGTTTGCTGAGTCTCTAAAAGATGGTGAGATTTTGTTCGTTGATAGACAATTCTTTGTAGAATATTTTGTTGATTTGATGTATGAAGAGGATTCAAGAGATGTATGGGAAGTCATAAATCAGTTCCTATTTGAAGAATCTTTCTCTTCGTTGTGCCACCACCTTCTTATTATTCTTGAAGAGAGGGACTTGCATAGTTTTTTGGAATTTCTTTGTAAACTTCTCGACCCGAGAATGGAACCTAAGGAATTTGGAAATTCATCTTACTTGTTTGAGGTTATAATTTCTAAATGCGGTAATTGCGGATCTATTGATCAGATGATGTTGTTAAATGCGATTATTACACAAGGGCGCCAACTTCTACGGTTTCTACACGAGGAAGGTGGCCTAGAGGaacattcaaaaataaaagacatCATGTCACGGGTTCGCGCAATACCAAGCAATGCCAATAGTTTGGTGCCTATTTTCATCCAGTGCTTCAAAAAAAGGACCATTAAAGCGATAAAATGGCTGGGTCTTCAGGCTTGggttctttattatatattgtctGAGGAGTGCCATACTCTTGATTCCTGGGAACTGTTATTCAGAGATAATAACATAGGCTTTCGCAGATCAAATCAATATAGATTGCTAGATCATGATGAACTGTCAGAAGAAAGTGGTTCTGATTCAGGTCGTAAAGCATCAATCAGAGTCAAACacaggaggaaagaaaaaagaagaaagagaagaaaaagcttTAGTGGTGATGACAGCCGTGACAATGAGTTGCCAGATTTTGATACCATCAATACAAGGGGTTTGCAAGCTAATGCTGGAAGTTGGTTGCTCTCTATCGATGGATATTCTGTGTCTTGGAGCAGT GTGGACttgccagaacatctttctaagcATTGTATGTCTACGTGGATGAAATGGGTTTTTGCAAAGTGGGAATGA
- the LOC121237186 gene encoding LOW QUALITY PROTEIN: probable methyltransferase PMT21 (The sequence of the model RefSeq protein was modified relative to this genomic sequence to represent the inferred CDS: inserted 1 base in 1 codon) produces the protein MKHKDGKPFPQGDKNSRIVPMSIMFLLLCGFSFYLGGIFCSEKSRFDTNNVARDVQSPKGSVVTPLQVKPIVFPECSSDYQDYTPCTDPRRWRKYGLQRLRFMERHCPPVFERKECLVPXPDGYKPPIKWPKSRDQCWYRNVPYNWINKQKSNQNWLRKEGEKFLFPGGGTMFPRGVGAYVDLMQDLIPEMKDGTVRTAIDTGCGVASWGGDLLDRGILTVSLAPRDNHEAQVQFALERGIPAILGIISTQRLPFPSKSFDMAHCSRCLIPWTEFGGMYLLEIHRILRPGGFWVLSGPPVNYENRWRGWNTTVEEQRSDYEKLQDLLTSMCFKLYKKKDDIAVWQKSSDNSCYNQLDNPDAYPPKCDDSLEPDSAWYTPLRPCVVVPNPNLKKSALASIPKWPERLHVAPERVSDVPGGSASTFKHDDSKWKVRVKHYKKLLPGIGTDKIRNVMDMNTVYGGFAAALVDDPVWVMNVVSSYAANTLAVIFDRGLIGTYHDWCEAFSTYPRTYDLLHLDSLFTDESHRCDMKYVLLEMDRILRPNGYAIIRESSFFVDAVATIAKGMRWGCRKEDTEYGIEKEKILICQKKLWYSSNGSSR, from the exons ATGAAGCATAAAGATGGAAAACCATTTCCCCAAGGGGATAAAAATTCCAGGATTGTCCCCATGTCAATTATGTTTCTGTTGCTATgtggattttcattttatcttggTGGAATCTTTTGTTCTGAAAAGAGCAGGTTTGACACCAACAATGTTGCAAGGGATGTCCAATCCCCAAAAGGATCAGTAGTTACTCCTCTTCAAGTTAAACCCATTGTATTTCCCGAATGCAGCAGTGACTATCAAGACTACACTCCATGCACGGATCCCAGG AGGTGGAGGAAGTATGGTCTTCAGCGGCTTAGATTCATGGAACGTCACTGTCCTCCAGTATTTGAAAGGAAGGAATGCTTGGTTC CCCCTGATGGGTATAAGCCGCCTATTAAGTGGCCAAAGAGCAGGGATCAATGTTGGTACAG GAATGTACCATATAATTGGATTAACAAGCAGAAATCAAATCAGAATTGGCTTAGGAAAGAAGGGGAGAAGTTCCTCTTTCCTGGTGGGGGTACCATGTTCCCTAGAGGTGTTGGTGCATATGTTGATCTGATGCAAGATCTGATCCCAGAAATGAAAGATGGTACTGTTCGAACTGCCATTGACACTGGGTGCGGG GTTGCAAGCTGGGGTGGTGATTTGTTAGATCGTGGTATTCTAACAGTTTCCCTTGCCCCAAGAGATAATCATGAAGCTCAAGTCCAGTTTGCACTGGAACGTGGAATTCCAGCAATCCTTGGCATCATTTCCACACAACGCCTTCCTTTCCCTTCAAAGTCATTTGATATGGCTCATTGCTCAAGATGCCTTATCCCATGGACAGAGTTtg GTGGAATGTACCTCCTTGAAATACACCGCATACTTCGTCCTGGAGGCTTCTGGGTTTTGTCTGGCCCACCAGTTAACTATGAAAACCGATGGCGAGGATGGAACACAACCGTGGAAGAGCAGAGATCAGATTACGAAAAGTTGCAGGACCTGCTAACTTCTATGTGCTTCAAACTGTACAAGAAAAAAGATGACATTGCTGTTTGGCAGAAATCTTCAGACAATAGTTGCTACAATCAGCTGGATAATCCAGATGCCTATCCACCTAAATGTGATGATAGCCTTGAGCCAGATTCAGCATGGTATACCCCACTTCGTCCTTGCGTTGTTGTTCCAAACCCAAACCTTAAGAAATCTGCATTGGCATCCATCCCTAAATGGCCTGAGCGGTTGCATGTTGCACCTGAGCGGGTTTCAGATGTTCCCGGTGGGAGTGCTAGTACCTTCAAGCATGATGACAGTAAGTGGAAGGTACGAGTGAAGCACTACAAAAAGTTGCTCCCTGGAATTGGGACTGACAAGATAAGAAATGTAATGGACATGAATACCGTTTATGGGGGATTTGCTGCAGCTTTAGTTGATGATCCCGTGTGGGTTATGAATGTTGTCTCATCCTATGCTGCCAATACACTTGCCGTGATCTTTGATCGGGGTCTCATTGGAACTTACCATGAttg GTGTGAAGCATTCTCAACATATCCTAGAACATATGATCTCCTTCACCTTGATAGCCTCTTTACTGATGAAAGCCACAG ATGTGACATGAAATATGTACTCCTGGAGATGGACCGGATACTGCGACCCAACGGGTATGCAATAATTCGGGAATCCAGTTTTTTTGTAGATGCTGTTGCCACCATTGCCAAGGGGATGAGATGGGGTTGCCGTAAAGAAGACACGGAGTATGGTATCGAGAAGGAGAAGATATTGATTTGCCAGAAAAAACTCTGGTACTCCTCTAATGGGAGTTCAAGATGA